One genomic window of Branchiostoma floridae strain S238N-H82 chromosome 4, Bfl_VNyyK, whole genome shotgun sequence includes the following:
- the LOC118413479 gene encoding mucin-19-like: MPRSTSPVPNTSAETKVTVGSSTTGATVPNATAETRTAVTSSTVGAALTTTTPSTSPARSTLSDFNTAVVSTTESFPSTLTSLTSPTPSAPADASKTAGSSTTGTVFTIYQSTLATKGTVGDNTTVVSSTTGTAVTTAAPTTTSAPNIAADTSTTVLYSTAGADVTNTHPLTRLAPNATTKVSTTIVTAGRGTTTPLTTSALNITTDSSRPADWSTAGAALPTTSLSTTHASNNTVGPSTTLVSSNVGTGTATALQSTIHSRNTTADKNTTVVWSTAGAPSSTMPPEVNGTSDASTTVVPLTAGAVVLTTSPTTTPSLNKTANAGTTVVSSTAGAAVSTAHSLTNPVTESSATAEAGNTEGTSATRTNVAHALSSVTTSAPGNTKNSNTAVVSSTAAETIPSPKVSTVRTTTAGKNTTVVWSTTGAPSATMPPEVNGTSDASFTVVPSTAGDVVLTTSPTTTPSLNKTANAGTTVVSSTAGAAVNTTPSLTNPVSSATTEPSNTAGTLATLTNVARTLSSVTTSVPGNTKNSNTAVVSSTAAETISSPKVSTVRTTTAGKNTTVVRSTAGAPSNGLDTSTTVVPSTAGAVALTTSPTTTPSLNKTANVGSTVGSSTAGAAVSTAPSLTNPVTESSATAEAGNTEGTSATRTNVAHTFSSVTTSAPDNTENANTAVVSSTATETISSPRVSTVPTTTAGDNDTVVSSATGAVTTTISPLKSPTLNTKAEASTTIVSSRSGAVVPSSSAHDNKTDTNPMVTSSTVATVANTVPPLITAVNAEAEATTTVISSSTRTTLSPSTSVAHNAMKETNISIASSTAGAAATTTTLVTKATETSTTAVVRSTAMASVPTSSSLKAPASNNTTDENSTVASSKTVAAIRTTPPSTTPSHSAVVSSMTETSSAAPSSRPTINAPNETAEVDATLILAGAAITNPSPSKISAVTTASKGNTAVVSPTTETNTTEDLSTKGAGVATMSPLPTAVSKTTEVASTAVVSSTAGTGVVTRAGTAGMRRLTFPSQWGFPFTYSVPVALFGYPSSGK; this comes from the coding sequence ATGCCTCGATCAACGAGCCCTGTGCCCAACACTTCAGCAGAGACGAAAGTCACGGTAGGCTCCTCAACAACCGGTGCTACTGTGCCCAACGCAACAGCAGAGACCAGAACCGCTGTAACTTCGTCAACAGTAGGGGCTGCTCTAACCACCACGACTCCATCAACATCCCCTGCGCGTTCTACTTTATCTGATTTCAACACAGCAGTCGTTTCCACGACAGAGTCCTTTCCAAGCACGCTAACATCATTAACGAGTCCTACCCCCAGTGCTCCAGCTGATGCCAGCAAAACTGCGGGTTCTTCAACAACAGGAACTGTTTTTACCATTTATCAATCAACTCTTGCAACCAAAGGCACAGTGGGAGATAACACCACGGTAGTTTCGTCAACTACTGGGACCGCCGTAACAACCGCCGCTCCAACAACTACCTCTGCTCCTAACATTGCAGCAGATACCAGCACCACGGTACTTTATTCAACTGCAGGGGCCGATGTAACTAATACGCATCCGTTAACGAGGCTGGCACCCAATGCTACAACCAAGGTCAGCACTACCATTGTTACTGCAGGAAGAGGAACCACAACTCCATTAACGACCTCAGCATTAAACATCACAACAGATTCCAGCAGGCCAGCGGATTGGTCAACAGCAGGAGCTGCTTTGCCCACCACGTCCCTGTCAACGACTCATGCATCCAACAATACCGTAGGTCCCAGCACAACATTGGTTTCATCAAACGTAGGAACAGGTACAGCCACTGCGCTACAGTCTACGATCCATTCACGTAACACGACAGCAGATAAAAACACAACAGTCGTTTGGTCAACAGCAGGGGCTCCTTCATCCACAATGCCTCCCGAAGTCAACGGTACCTCAGATGCCAGCACCACAGTAGTGCCTTTAACAGCAGGCGCTGTTGTTCTAACCACATCTCCAACGACGACACCTTCATtaaacaaaacagcaaatgCTGGCACAACGGTGGTTTCTTCAACTGCAGGGGCTGCTGTAAGCACTGCGCATTCATTAACGAACCCTGTCACTGAATCCAGTGCCACAGCAGAGGCCGGCAACACTGAGGGTACTTCAGCAACACGGACAAACGTCGCTCATGCGTTGTCATCAGTTACGACTTCTGCACCCGGCAATACGAAGAATTCCAACACAGCCGTTGTTTCTTCAACAGCTGCTGAAACTATCCCGTCCCCGAAAGTAAGCACTGTGCGTACCACAACAGCTGGTAAAAACACAACAGTCGTTTGGTCAACAACAGGGGCTCCTTCAGCCACAATGCCTCCCGAAGTCAACGGTACCTCAGATGCCAGCTTCACAGTAGTGCCTTCAACAGCAGGCGATGTTGTTCTTACCACATCTCCAACGACGACACCTTCATtaaacaaaacagcaaatgCTGGCACAACGGTGGTTTCTTCAACTGCAGGGGCTGCTGTAAACACTACACCTTCATTAACGAACCCTGTCTCTAGTGCCACGACAGAGCCCAGCAACACAGCGGGTACTTTAGCAACATTGACCAATGTGGCCCGTACGTTGTCATCAGTAACAACTTCTGTACCCGGCAATACGAAGAATTCCAACACAGCCGTTGTTTCTTCAACAGCTGCTGAAACTATCTCGTCCCCGAAAGTAAGCACTGTGCGTACCACAACAGCAGGTAAAAACACAACAGTCGTTCGGTCAACAGCAGGGGCTCCTTCCAACGGTCTTGATACCAGCACCACAGTAGTGCCTTCTACAGCAGGCGCTGTTGCTCTTACCACATCTCCAACGACGACACCTTCATtaaacaaaacagcaaatgTTGGCTCAACGGTGGGCTCTTCAACTGCAGGGGCTGCTGTAAGCACTGCGCCTTCATTAACGAACCCTGTCACTGAATCCAGTGCCACAGCAGAGGCCGGCAACACAGAGGGTACTTCAGCAACACGGACAAACGTTGCTCATACGTTTTCATCAGTAACGACTTCTGCACCTGACAATACAGAGAATGCCAACACAGCTGTTGTTTCATCAACAGCTACTGAAACTATCTCGTCACCAAGAGTGAGCACCGTACCTACCACAACAGCAGGTGACAATGACACAGTGGTTTCGTCAGCAACAGGGGCTGTCACAACGACTATATCTCCATTAAAGAGCCCTACCCTCAATACTAAAGCAGAGGCTAGCACTACGATAGTCTCTTCCAGATCAGGGGCTGTTGTACCCTCAAGTTCAGCACATGACAACAAAACAGATACGAACCCCATGGTGACTTCTTCAACAGTTGCAACGGTTGCAAACACTGTCCCTCCATTGATTACTGCCGTCAACGCTGAAGCAGAGGCCACCACCACCGTCATTTCTTCATCAACAAGGACGACTTTGTCACCATCAACCTCTGTTGCACACAACGCTATGAAAGAGACTAACATCTCAATAGCTTCTTCAACAGCAGGCGCCGCTGCGACCACCACGACCTTGGTGACAAAGGCCACAGAGACCAGTACAACAGCTGTGGTTCGGTCTACTGCAATGGCTTCTGTTCCGACCTCATCCTCACTTAAGGCCCCTGCATCCAACAATACAACAGACGAAAACAGCACAGTGGCTTCGTCAAAAACGGTAGCTGCTATTCGCACCACGCCTCCATCAACGACCCCTTCACATAGCGCAGTAGTTTCATCAATGACAGAAACGTCTTCAGCTGCCCCCTCGTCCAGGCCAACGATCAATGCACCAAATGAAACAGCAGAGGTCGACGCCACTTTGATTTTAGCAGGGGCTGCTATAACGAATCCTTCTCCATCAAAGATTTCTGCAGTTACCACTGCGTCGAAGGGCAACACCGCTGTGGTTTCTCCAACGACAGAGACAAACACCACGGAAGATCTGTCAACAAAAGGAGCTGGTGTGGCCACAATGTCTCCACTCCCGACCGCTGTGAGTAAGACGACCGAAGTGGCTAGCACCGCAGTGGTTTCCTCAACTGCGGGGACTGGTGTAGTCACAAGGGCAGGCACGGCAGGTATGCGTCGTCTTACCTTCCCATCGCAGTGGGGGTTTCCATTCACCTATTCTGTACCAGTTGCACTATTTGGTTACCCGTCAAGTGGCAAGTAA